The Molothrus aeneus isolate 106 chromosome 9, BPBGC_Maene_1.0, whole genome shotgun sequence region TAAATGAGGAGTAGGGGTATTACCATTCTTATTGCAAAAATATGGAAACAGAAGTATAcgtacaaaataattttatcattGTTACAGTGAAAGACAATTTTCCTGGGAATAGAATTCAAGATAACATCATAGTTCcatattttttccatctctgattatttttcttgacATGGCCTGTCTCCAGGATCTCAGATTATGACAAAGACATAAATTTAGTAAAATACCTGGAATATAATACCTGGATAATAAATTATAAACTTTGACTCCTTCCGacataaaaacaaaatcccatGGTTTCTTCCctaaagccttttctttttcttgtcacCTTAGGCTTTCTGCAGAGGAAGTTATTCAGTGGTCACAGTCTTTGGAAAAGCTCTTGGCCAGCCAAAGTAAGTCTGTTACCTCAGTATGACTTGGTTCTTACTCTAAGGACAAAGTTTTTTCTAATCTCACCAAACAGGCAAAGCTGTAGCATTGTATAGAGTCAGACAATGGGCAGGTACATTTAGTTTTTTGCAACTCTAGTGTAACTTGGACACTGCTACAGCTTGGCTTCCaagttgggttttggggtctttttccattttcagtatAGCTATTAACCCCCAAATAGCTCATTTTGATCAGTCTTCAATCCTTGGATAATCAGTTTAATCAATTTAGGACAATCAGTTTAATCTGGAATTTTCTCTCCACTTATACCCTAAGACAATTCATTTAGGAAGGACTACAATCCATTGTTATAGGATCAGGACCCAGAGTCTAGATCTAAAAACACTGAACATAATTATGAAGACTCCCAACAGCCTTAATATTAGAATGTCAGTTGTATGTTGAAGAAGAGAAGATCAATGTATTTTGGCAAGATTTTTCATCAGATTTCAATACAAATCCtgctatttattttctcctccctgGTCACAAGTGTCATACAGTAAATGATTCATTATTTGTGTTGGCTTTAGGTGGCCAAGGTGTCTTTCGGGAATTCCTGAAATCAGAGTTCAGTGAGGAAAACATCGAGTTCTGGTTGGCTTGTGAGGATTACAAGAAAACCAAGTCTGATCACTTACatggcaaagcagagaggatttACGAGGAGTTTGTTCAGTCAGATGCCATTAAGCAGGTATGTATAAAGCCAGCCTGTGCAGAATTGGAAGGGAGAAGTATAGCTCCATCGAGATGCTCACACACTCACTCAGTGGCATTAGAAGACACAGACACACTTTCAGGTCCCTTCTTGAATCACAGCTACTTGCAGTGTAACATTCTCAAACCTCACACACAGTCACAGGCAGCAGGCCAGTGCTGGGAGAGcccccagcagagctcagcaaagGCCTCAGCACATGATGCTCTTCATTGAGCCAGCCCAGCTTGAGTTGCTGATGGTATTTGGAGATTCTTTGTGTTTGTGAGTGGAAGCACCACAGAATAGTTCTTGTCTTTCAAAATATGCTGACCTTCAGGAAAAATTAAAGTTCTGTATGTTGATCACATCTGAACTGGAGACATTCAACACAGGATTTCTTTTATTAACTGGAGGTTGTTCCTGAAAGTTGAGTTGTATTAATTCTGACTCCAGAACAAACTACATTTCTATAGTGAGCAACAACTTTTGTGCCTAACTGGGATACAGATATTTGATTTCCCCCAATTTGCAATTATTCTGACAATGAGCTGTCATAGAATTCTAAGGCTGCAAATGCATGTATTGACAAAGAGATACAGAAAAGAGACTACATTCAAAGTTAGGTtttaaaccacatttttttttatattccagATCAATATTGACTATCAGATGAGGGAAGCAACAGCCAAAAAGGCTCAAGACCCAACTCACACAAGTTTTGATGAAGCCCAGAAAACAGTATATATCCTTATGGAAAGAGATTCGTAtcccagatttttaaaatccaaatcCTACCTGAATCTTTTGAACCAGCTGCAAACCAACACTTCAAAATAAAGTATCTGAGGCATCAAGAGCCAAGTAGACTCTGTCAAATATCCTGTGAAGAGATCCTCCACAGTGCTTGGATCTTGCCAAGGAAAATCCCTGTCTTGCGAGATGCAAACAGCTCCACAGACAACAGGATGCAGGATTAAAGCTGGTGAGGTTGTTATAAGGGtaagagcagcacagggagaaaatCCCCTCCTCCTACACGCCACGGAGTCAAGGCAGGATGTGGAAACCAAGGTTTGACCTGCACTATGAACATTGAACCGTGTCTTAGATCCCAAAGAACTGCTGATTGTTAGAAAGTGCAAGACCTCCGAGCTGAGCATTGGGAAAAGATTATTAAGTTCAGAAGAAAAACTAGGATGACTGACAATTTTTGGCATAACAAGAAAATGCCAAGACAATGAcatctcttttaaaaatctgtgaagTGTTAATAGGTGTGAGTTCCACAATGCTGTTGTACTATGCAAATATATTCTAAATTGACATGTTTTAAAATCTATATGGTTTAAATTATATAAGTTTTGTataagctttatttttattaagttGGTATTCAACAGGCGGGTATGTAGCatctttgctgttttatttattgaaaaataataagtaaCTCTTTGTTAAAAtacagttaaaataaatatttatagtgGTTTTACATCTTATTTGAAGTGATTTTTCCATTGTAGTTACTGACATATCGAAACACACAATTCCTTTCAGTCTCACTGTATTACTACTTCTCATGTCCATATTCAAATACTAATTTTACCTTCACCACTTCTCTCTGCAGCTGATACTGACTTACACAGATCCATCCTCACAACtcccaaaaaagaaaagtcgTGATTATGGTTGAAATATGTAACTAAGAGCAACAGCACTCCCAAAACTCTAGTGCTGGGACCATTGTGACATTGGAGCTTATAATGAAAATAAGTCAAAGAATGTCTTGGTTTTATGAGTTCCCATCATGAGACACTGGTATCACACGGTTGGCAACACAAGATTTTATCTCACCCATGCAAATTCTCCATTTTTCCAGAATAACATGAGCTTTGTGAGCTCCACTCTGTTCTGTACCAAAGGGAGAAGCTATAAATTCAGAGACATCACCTCCTGGCCAGAACAGACCATGTTCTTATTGCCACCCCCTGGGGACTTTGGACCTCTAGGGGAGAACCAAAATCTGTGTCAGATGCAAAACAGCTGGAAGGAACATAGAAAAGCATCAACCCCCACTATCACCTACTGTAGTAGCTGGAAGCCATTGGAAATGACATCTTCCTTTCAAAGCTtataaatacagaagaaaagacCCCAGACTCACAGTACTATTTTTAAGTAACGTGTTCCTGAGAGTCTGACTGCAACATCTGGATGCTCCTGTAATAATGTAAACCAGACTCCAGTTGGCActcttaaattatttaattttccaggATCACTAGGAATAAATCTAATTGATGTGAAGTAGGAATAACAACAGTGCCTCCCACACAAGGTGCATCACCATGTTTACTCTAACACAGTTTACATGGACCAAATGCCTCTGTTTGCAGAACTTCAAGCTCATAGAAGATAAAAGAGACCTTTGAAATATCAGCTACCCTCCAAACAGACACTGCATTCAAGTAACATTATTCTTTTGACTGTAAATCCCTCAAATTATTATGGCCCTGATCTTCCTTTGCTCCCCTCTGTGGTTTCATAGTTTTGCTATGATTTAGCCAAACACCCATATGAAATTTCTGgctaaaataatatttcatagCATGGATAGTTagggtttttaattatttttgaatgGCTTGTTGGTAGGAGAGGAGACTGTCATAGCAATTGCACCAACATGTATTACACAGTCAGGATAGACCAGAGTTTCTGAGGAGGGAAGAACGGACTTCTGACTTTCTTCCACAAGCATCTGTCCCTACTTCATAATCTGGAAGCGTGAGAGAgcaaaaagatttatttcttcttcaaaaaGAAACTATTTCACTCTGCACAACCCAATAACTTTGCCTATTTTCAAGTCTCTCACCTTATTTGCAATACAAACCTAATAGCAACAGCAAAAATCAGTTGCCCAGATTGTTAACTCTAGAGATATTCCAGCCCACTTGAGCATCCCATACAACATCACCACATTTCACCAAACAAGTAACAGCAGAAATTCAGGCCTGGCTCTAGGATGCTGGAAGCCCAGAATTATATGTCTGTTTCTATAGCAGGCCTGTCCAAAGTGGTTGTTTTAACAAGGTCTGAGGGATGTGGATGACTTAGAACACACAGATGCTTTCTGTCACCTTGGCTCATGTACAAGGTGGGTGCACTCACGTCCGTCCACTCATGCTCAGAAACAGCCCCAGCATCACAAATTGTTTTCACAGCTGTGGGTTGGGCCTTTTTCTTAAACTGGATTTCACTTTCCCTCTTTGGAAACGATATACCATGAGAGAATGGAAATCTGCTGTTCTGTTCACTGTCTCTAAAAAAAATGGTTGAATCAGGTAAGCCATCAGCTacagagcagtgcaggaaaACAGGATGAAGTACATGGAAAGCTTTAAGATTTAACAGTATTGACTCAGACTTTTCCTTAGGTGTTCTGTCTTACTcctgaaaaaacattttcattgtTTGTTAGTGTTCCAGTGGAAAAATCAATCACTGTGCCATATTCAGGTACATGTTTGAAGTGAATTAACTCCTCTCTGTTTCAATTTTCTTTATGGAAGGACTCAAGAGTCCAGCAGACCCTGAATGTGTATTTAGCAGACTAGCTTTGAACTCTCCTATTAGGAAGACCTAATTACccaaaacagatatttttaatattatccTAAATAAAAATATGGTATGGCATAGTATAAATCTCTCCCATATATTGAACAGGCCACCCATGGAAACATTGCATTATTATGAACAgtgaaacaggaaggaaattaaAGCTGAGATCATGATGAACAGTTCAAATTCACCACCACAGACTCCTCAGtgccacccatccctgcccacacTGAAGCAACAGGCTTTTCACATGTCTCCTTCTTTATGGTTGTGAAAtgagtttgaaaagaaaaaatagatagTAGAGCATGACAAAATTAGATGCTCTCATCTTCCTTTCATAGAAATGAGTTTGTTGTATCACAGTGTGTAATGTCTACAGATGAagctttttgaaattaaatcatTAGTCATTAAACAGAGGCAGAAATCAAAAAACAAGTTCTTGCTTAATATAAATTGGATGATTAAAAATTGCCTTGGATGCTCAGAAACAAAGTCAGAGGGGACTTAAATTTATCTCCTGGCTTTTCTTGGGTAGATAAAGCCTCAAAGGTTTTAATCATTAAGGGGATTTAAATCAATCAAGAACCAGTGTGtctattttgaaaataaactcATTCCTCCTCATTTCTCAAAACATCCCCAGAAATTACCCTCTTGAAAGACCCCAAAGATGATCAACATTTACATTTTGCTGAGCACTTCCCTTCAATTTCTTCAAGCACCACACAGCCTAAGCACCACACTGCCTTAGAGCACTTCTCTAAACCACTTCAGTGACCTGCCCTGTGAAAGTAACATGGTTCCTTTCactaatgaaattaaaaataccttGAGTAGAgcatgaaatgcagaaatgtaaaCCTTTCAGGACAGCTCTAGTCTTGTgctcagagagagaaagaaacagagcaGATTAGCAATGCTTCTCTTCATGTCTGTGACACAGCCAAAGTACTAAAGTGTCAGCAGCAACTCCCTA contains the following coding sequences:
- the RGS1 gene encoding regulator of G-protein signaling 1, coding for MPGFFFFQNNMTELNGKEDCKLAKGKVHKKKQKAFGADLKSYLKCMVPHIESGIKTSSSRNVMLSAEEVIQWSQSLEKLLASQSGQGVFREFLKSEFSEENIEFWLACEDYKKTKSDHLHGKAERIYEEFVQSDAIKQINIDYQMREATAKKAQDPTHTSFDEAQKTVYILMERDSYPRFLKSKSYLNLLNQLQTNTSK